The genome window TCTACAAGTGCGCGTTATGACCTTTACATCCGACATTGAGTCAAACATTGCTGGACTGAGCGTAGTCCTAAAATCGAGTGTTGCTCCCCGCAAGCTCACCTCGCTCAAGGGCTGGTTGTCTGAGTTTGATCCGGCTCCAAGCTGGATTCCTCTGATTCCGAGAAATGGCGTAACCCGCGTAATGGCAGTACTTCCACAGACTCAGCCCTATCCAGAACTAATGCAAACGATTTGCCGTCAGATTGGAACAAGTACGACGATCGAGTGGCAGGGTCGCCCCTACGATATGACTGGAGTAGAAGTCGATTCTCATTCGCTCCATATTCTGCAAGTTCCGATCAGCGTTAGCGCAACATTGCCACCCACCTTAGGTCGAGCAATTCATGCCCTTTGCCTACGCTGGATTGGATTTGCAGATGAGGCGCTTGCCACTCAGCTACATCGGGCTGATGCTTTACCGATGACGCTGACAATGCGATCGCTCTCAGCCAAGCAGATGGTGTTGCGGATTGGACTCCTGCAAAAAGATCTCTTAGCACCATTACTTTGGGGACTGAGCCAGGATCTCGGGTCCGAAATGACCCTGACTGACATTCCTTGTCGCATCGGCAGAAACATTGAGATTCTGCAAACTAGCAGTTACGAAACGCTGTCGCAAGTTCCGTCCCAACGGGTGATTGATCTGCAATTTCTCACCCCCACGAGCTTTAAGCAGGGAAAAACAATCCAGCCCTTTCCCTTACCTGATTTAGTCTTTAGCAGCTTATTGCGGCGCTGGAATAGTTTTGCACCGCTTGAGTTACAGTTTCCTGAGCAAGAGTGGAGCGGAGTCACAGCAGCTTATGACCTCAAGACCTATGCACTTAAGATGAAAGGTGGCGCAGAGATTGGAGCGCAAGGATGGGCAAGGTATGAATTTAGCAATGAAGCACAAGCTCAGGTTGCAGCCGTATTGTCTCAATTTGCTCAGTTTGCGGGAGTGGGACGCAAAACTGCAATGGGAATGGGTTTAACCAAGCAGCTCGAGGCGACAAGGCAGAAAGGTTAGCGCTATTCTGCTTTATTCAACTCAATAGCTTAGCGGCTGGGGGCTTGCCATCAATTATCATTTCAAACTATGACAGAAGACTACTTGCCCCTAGCGTATCTCAATGCTT of Cyanobacteria bacterium FACHB-DQ100 contains these proteins:
- the cas6 gene encoding CRISPR system precrRNA processing endoribonuclease RAMP protein Cas6, producing the protein MTFTSDIESNIAGLSVVLKSSVAPRKLTSLKGWLSEFDPAPSWIPLIPRNGVTRVMAVLPQTQPYPELMQTICRQIGTSTTIEWQGRPYDMTGVEVDSHSLHILQVPISVSATLPPTLGRAIHALCLRWIGFADEALATQLHRADALPMTLTMRSLSAKQMVLRIGLLQKDLLAPLLWGLSQDLGSEMTLTDIPCRIGRNIEILQTSSYETLSQVPSQRVIDLQFLTPTSFKQGKTIQPFPLPDLVFSSLLRRWNSFAPLELQFPEQEWSGVTAAYDLKTYALKMKGGAEIGAQGWARYEFSNEAQAQVAAVLSQFAQFAGVGRKTAMGMGLTKQLEATRQKG